The Streptomyces sp. NBC_00335 DNA window AGGGTAGGGGAAATGATCCTCGTGGCCGCCCTGGAGGTTCCGTGGTACAGGCGTACATCCTCATCCAGACCGAGGTGGGCAAGGCGTCGTTCGTCGCCGAGTCCATCGCGCAGATCGCGGGGGTGATCCAGGCCGAGGACGTGACGGGCCCGTACGACGTGATCGTGCGCGCCCAGGCCGACACCGTGGACGACCTCGGCCGCATGGTCGTGGCCAAGGTCCAGCAGGTGGAGGGGATCACCCGCACCTTGACCTGCCCGGTCGTCCATCTGTAGCCCCCGTCTACTCTTGGCCGGTGATGTCACGACACCGCCGGCCCTTCTCTCTGCTCGCCGCACTGACCGCGCTGGCCGCCGCTCCGGCGGCCCTCGCGGGCTGCGCCCCGGGTGAGTCCGGGGCCCGGGTGGAACCGCCGTCCGCTCCGCCCGCCGACGTCGCGGGTCTCTGTGCGGCGCTGCACAAAGAGCTCCCCGGGACGGTGGCGAAGCTGGACCGGTCCTCGACCGTGCCGGAGTCCGACCTGACCGCCGCGTGGGGCGGCTCGGCGATCGTACTGCGGTGCGGTGTCGGCAAACCCGTGAAGATGCTGGATCCGAAGCAGGACGGCATCGAGGTGAACGGTGTCGGCTGGCTCGTGGAGCGGCTGGACGACGGCGGGGTCCGGTTCACCACCGGGCTGCGGCTGGCGTACACGGAGGTCTTGGTCGACAAGGAGCATGCCACGGATGCGGGGATGCTGGTGGGCCTGTCCGCCGCGATCGCCAAGACCGTTCCGGTGGGCATCTCGTCTTCCTGACCTTCCCGGACCCGCCCGCGCGGACGACGACCGCCCACCACCTTCCTCGTGTGAGGGGGCGGCGGGCGGTCCTCTTCCGTGTGCGGCTTCGTTCCCGG harbors:
- a CDS encoding DUF3515 domain-containing protein yields the protein MSRHRRPFSLLAALTALAAAPAALAGCAPGESGARVEPPSAPPADVAGLCAALHKELPGTVAKLDRSSTVPESDLTAAWGGSAIVLRCGVGKPVKMLDPKQDGIEVNGVGWLVERLDDGGVRFTTGLRLAYTEVLVDKEHATDAGMLVGLSAAIAKTVPVGISSS
- a CDS encoding Lrp/AsnC ligand binding domain-containing protein, with the protein product MVQAYILIQTEVGKASFVAESIAQIAGVIQAEDVTGPYDVIVRAQADTVDDLGRMVVAKVQQVEGITRTLTCPVVHL